Genomic DNA from Actinomycetes bacterium:
GCCGCCGACCTAGGATGGCCGGCATGCCCGACAGCGGATCCGCCGTCACCCGCGAGGAGGTCGCCCACCTCGCCCGGCTGGCCCGGCTCGCCCTCGACGACGACGAGCTGGACCGCCTCGGCGGGCAGCTCGACGCCATCGTCTCCGCCATCTCGCGCATCGGCGACCTCGACACCGCGGACGTGCCGCCCACCTCGCACCCGCTGCCGCTGACCAACGTCACCCGACCCGACGAGGTGCGCCCCGCGCTCACCCAGGAGCAGGCGCTCTCCGGCGCACCGGCCGCCGAGGACGGCCGGTTCCGGGTGCCGCGCATCCTGGGGGAGGAGGCGTGAGCGGCACCGACCTGGTGCGCCTGACGGCGGCCGCGACCGCCGAGGCGATCGCCTCCGGGGAGA
This window encodes:
- the gatC gene encoding Asp-tRNA(Asn)/Glu-tRNA(Gln) amidotransferase subunit GatC, with translation MPDSGSAVTREEVAHLARLARLALDDDELDRLGGQLDAIVSAISRIGDLDTADVPPTSHPLPLTNVTRPDEVRPALTQEQALSGAPAAEDGRFRVPRILGEEA